In Heterodontus francisci isolate sHetFra1 chromosome 30, sHetFra1.hap1, whole genome shotgun sequence, a genomic segment contains:
- the LOC137346742 gene encoding tapasin-like — translation MFLEIFLLHFWILTAGMVQAQIGHKVPNGKLDCMFLEEKQIEGTEVFGPTTIKRKALLLFADINTNEEAIIFKVQESSLDIFQYVNEKPDKLDCEISRHSTFGIHVPWPHQGNDTSEDIWFTVTIKHLNRFTVTSFMRKIKAPDSQKAENSEAKTDDEDLSIGDTDTMLVQVSYIIYTGTPLIRTKLKQDLILDCGYKIDHSTDFNIDWRYQHKGTKKKLFAYNGRRQQVEHIEEGVEIFMDQIKNGNASLRIRNVRIKDEGSYTCSVYVPPLFGTHTIELEVMESPTVLMNPDSLSLKEGDEQKLECEAGHYYPLDVAVKWMRQEGEGHMLPVYMTNVVFSPHKRNMDGTYSVTSYFRFTASLRDNGILYTCRVEHASLEKPIKRYIRVNVEAGPQILLFILILIMILLFCTVVIILLIYLKKIMERSKKKPY, via the exons ATGTTTTTGGAGATATTCCTTTTGCACTTTTGGATTCTTACTGCCG GAATGGTGCAGGCACAGATAGGACACAAGGTGCCAAACGGAAAGTTGGACTGCATGTTTCTAGAAGAGAAACAAATTGAAGGGACTGAAGTATTTGGGCCAACAACCATCAAGAGGAAGGCATTACTGCTGTTTGCGGATATTAATACAAATGAGGAAGCCATTATTTTTAAAGTTCAAG AGTCTTCATTAGACATATTCCAGTATGTGAATGAGAAACCTGACAAATTGGATTGTGAAATTAGCAGGCATTCTACTTTTGGCATCCACGTGCCCTGGCCGCACCAGGGTAATGACACCAGTGAGGATATATGGTTCACAGTGACTATAAAGCACTTAAATAGGTTCACTGTAACCAGCTTCATGAGGAAGATAAAAGCACCTGATAGCCAGAAGGCTGAGAACAGTGAAGCAAAAACTGATGATGAAGATTTATCCATTGGTGATACAGACACTATGTTAGTTCAAG TGAGCTACATTATCTACACTGGCACCCCATTGATTAGAACCAAATTGAAGCAAGACCTGATTCTGGACTGTGGCTACAAAATTGATCACAGTACAGACTTTAACATTGACTGGAGGTATCAACACAAAGGGACCAAGAAGAAATTGTTCGCCTACAATGGACGACGTCAGCAAGTTGAACACATCGAGGAAGGAGTTGAAATATTCATGGACCAGATCAAGAATGGAAATGCTTCCCTCCGCATAAGAAATGTTCGCATTAAAGATGAGGGATCCTACACCTGTTCCGTATATGTCCCTCCGCTCTTTGGAACACACACCATCGAGTTGGAGGTTATGG AGTCACCCACTGTCTTAATGAACCCTGATTCACTTTCCCTTAAGGAAGGGGATGAACAGAAGCTGGAATGTGAAGCAGGGCATTATTACCCACTTGATGTAGCAGTAAAGTGGATGCGGCAGGAGGGCGAGGGGCATATGCTGCCCGTCTACATGACCAATGTCGTCTTCTCACCCCACAAGCGGAACATGGATGGCACCTACAGTGTGACCAGTTACTTCAGGTTCACAGCCTCCCTTAGAGACAATGGTATTCTGTACACATGTCGAGTTGAGCATGCCAGCTTGGAGAAGCCAATCAAACGTTATATCCGAGTAAATGTAGAAG CTGGACCTCAGATACTTCTGTTTATCTTAATTTTAATTATGATTCTACTTTTCTGTACTGTTGTGATCATCCTACTGATTTACTTGAAAAAAA TCATGGAAAGAAGCAAG AAGAAGCCATACTGA